The genomic stretch AATAACTTTTTCATTCAATTCAGCAATGAGCGAAAAACGATTTCCAGTTTCAATATGATCGTAAAAGACTAAAGATTCTTCTTCGTTCTTTACAAACTGTTCAATTTTAGTATCATATAAGTTTTCAGCTTCAAAATCAGTAGATAAATAAATAGCTCCAAAAAGTCCAATTCCTAAAACAATTAAGGATAATATACCAATTCCGGCAGCTCTCCATCGTGAGAAGAAGTTGTATTTATGTTCTTCATGTTGCTTGAATATATCGCCAAAATTGCGTTCAACCCAAAAAACGGTAAAACCTGTATAAATTGTAGGAATGATCATTTTGGGAACTTTCTCTATAATATGTTCAGGAATAGAAAAAATTAACGCAAATAGTGCAATCGTTGCAACAATTGAAATGATAAGCGCATTGTTTCCTTTTTGAGTTTCATCTAACGCTTTATAATTTTCTCTAATTAAATAACCTGCCGCTATTGGTCCGCCAATAAATGTAGCGATACCAATGGCTTTGTGAGAATAAAATGTAATGTCTTTTGTATTGATTTCTTTTTGCATGCTAAAAGTTTCAAGGGAATTTGAAAAAGCCAAAGATAACAAATATGAAAGAAGTGAATTGTTTTGTTAGCCTATAAATATGAGTTTTGTGTTAGCTATTTTTTTTAGAAGTAACATGGTTTATCAACTTCTCCAAATTCAGTTTCAACAACTTATATTCTGGCGTATTTGGCGGTGTTTCTTGTAATTTGATTCGATGCCATTGCATATAAGTTTCGTAATCAATGGTGGTTTGTAAAGTTTCACGCAAGTGTTTCCATGATTTTGTATCGCGTTGCGAAGGAACTTCAAAATCGTAGTGAACTTGAAGCATTGCATTTTTACATTGCGGACAGGAAACTTTTATTTTTTGATGTCTTGCATTGATATATTTTACAATATCAGTTTTTGAAGCAGTTTCGTAATATTCGTTTATTAAATTTGAAAAATCATCATTCACAGGGTTTTTCATGTCTTCTTTTGAAGCACGTTTAAATCCTTTTTGACATTTCAGACAGATATAATGTCGTTTGTAATTTTTTGTAGGAAGCCACTCGAAGCCCATGATTTGTATTTATGAATTTTTTACACCAACTTCTCCTTAAAAAATGCAATCGTTCGTTCCCAAGCCAACGTTGCTTCTTTTTTATCATAACGTGGCGTTGTATTATTATGAAACCCGTGATTTACATTCGGGTAAAAATGTGCTTTGTAATCTATTTGGTTAGCTTTCAATACTTTTTCATAGGCTTCCCAACCTGCATTCACGCGCGTGTCCAATTCGGCATATTGTAACAACAAAGGAGTTGTAATTTTTGCAGCATCTTCATCACTTGGTTGTCTTCCATAAAAAGGAACAGCAGCCGCCAAATCGGTTAGTTTTACAGCCATCATATTCGAAATCCAGCCGCCAAAACAAAAACCAACAACGCCAACTTTTCCATTGCAATTTGGGTGATTTTTTACATATTCAAATGCAGCAATAAAGTCTTCCAACATTTCATTTTTGTCACGCTTTTTCTGCATCGTTCTTCCGTCGTCGTCATTTCCAGGGTAACCGCCAAGTGGCGATAATGCATCTGGTGCTAAACTTATAAAACCATCTAATGCTGTGCGTCTTCCGACATCTTCAATATACGGATTTAAGCCTCTATTTTCATGAACAACAATGACGCCAGGTACTTTTTTCGAAATATCTTTGGGTAAAGAAAGTAGTCCTTTAATCTTTCCGCCACCTTTTGGAGAATTATACGTGATAAATTCAGAATCTAGCCGAGCATCATCTTTTGAAACTTCGGAAGTCGTTGTATAATTTGGCGACATAAAACTCAGTAATGAACCAACAGTAATACTTCCTGCGGCATACAAAGAAAGTCGTTTTGCAAATTGACGTCGCCCAATTTTATTGTGTGCATAGTCGTCATACAAATCAAAAACTTCTTGTTTAATATCTTCTTTTTTTAATTCGCTCATGTCTTTAGATTTTGGATGATTTCAAGTTACGGAAATTAATAAACGTTTTAAAGAATGATGCGTTTATTTATCCTATTCATACCAATTTCCAATCCTGCAAGAATTTCATTTTTTTGTACAAATTGAATCATTTCATCTTCTATTTTTTGTTTTGAAGCTTCATTAATGTAACTGCTCATATTTTCTCCTATAACCAATTTTAATTGTTTTCTTTAGGATTTAAAATGATAGAAAGATGATTATCTCTGTTAATCCTTAAAGAAGCACCATGCGCTTTGTCAAGATTAATAGTGTTTAAATTTTTAGAGTAATTGGAAATTCCCATTGAGAATTTAGAGAGTTTATATTTTTTCAACAACTTAAACGCAACAAGGCTTACAGGTTCCTCAAACCCTATTGTTTTAAACCCAAAAAATGTTTTGATTCTATATTTGAAATATTCAAACTCCATAATGAGATTGACTTTGAATATATTATATCTAATTTTCCACGGAAGCATTTTATAAAGTATATAAATTGATGTAATGTTACAACAAAGTTAGAAATTTATAACGACTAAGCAGAGATTTTCTAGAAGTCTATCAGTCGTTCGCTGTCGCTATAAAACGAATTCATAGCATTGAAGGCAACCGAATTTTAATTGGCGAACACTTGACTCCTATTGGGAAATTGTATAGAGTGAATGTGAATTTGTTGTTGCGATGATTTGATTGTTGATTGAAAAATTAGAGTTATTTTTAAATGGTTTTTTTAGGAAAATATTATTTCCAATGTAGCTTTTCGTACTCACTTTGTTCCTCTCTGTTTTTCGGAATTGATGAGTTCCCATTTCGGACGTAAAAACTATCTTTTCCCTCAAAATTCGCAAACACAGGTTTTCCACTTTTTAGGATTTTCACTTTACAAATTGTTTTTTCATCAATTATTGGAAACGATACTTTTAAATGCTTTTCAAAGTTTGAACCTAAATGTTTCTTAATAATGTTCCTTAAATGCAATTCAAAACCGTCTACATCTTTTTTAGAAAAGGTTTCAATGTCTTTTTCAAGTCCTAATGCATTTCCATCATCATCAACTCCGATGATTAAAATCCCGCCTTCGCTGTTTAAAAACGCAGAAATAGTTTTAGCAATGACATATTCTAAATTTTTATTTATAATATTTTGTCTCAAATCATAGCGTAAAGTTGATTTCATTTCCAACTTTTCATTTTCTCCGATTAAGATTAATTCTTTTAATTCTGTGTCCTCTACTTTTTCCGTATTTGTTAATTCTATTCTTCTTTTTAAAGCATTAAAAATGGAAGTAGCTCTCTTTTCTAAAAACACAGAATAATCATCACTATGAATACCAAAATCGTCAATATTTTCAATTAAGTGAGATTTGATAGATTTATTCAATTCATCATTTTCATCTAAAAAATCTTGAATATAAATTGAAGGTGCTTTTGCTTTAATTTTATACTTATTTAAACCTGCTCCAACCAAAGTAATATTTACAATACTATTTTCGTTTCCAATCCCTTTTTTTCTTAAATATGATTTAGGGAAAAAGTGGTGATAGTTTTTACTATTTGCCATTTTTAAATAAGAATTATCAAGAATAACTTTTCCGTTATCTTGAAAATCTTTTGGTTCGGAATAGGCTAATAAACAAAGAACTGCTTTGCAATAGCTGTTTCCTGCACTAAAATTTGTATCAATTAAATCTCTTGGTGAACTTAAAAAGACTTTTAATTCATCGTAGTTTGGTCGTTTCCCATCTAAAATTTGATCGATTCTTTTAATATCTTGAGCAAGTTTAGATTCTGTTGAACTTGAATATCTAAACGATAATGAAATTCTCCAAAAAAATTCTTGCAAGTATTTTATTTGTTCCCCTTTTGGCTTTTCTTTTTGATAGTAAAAGAAATAACTGAAAGGAACTAAAAGTGCATCATAAGGTAAGAGTGTTGATACAGGAATTCTATAAACTGAACGGAAATAGTCAATACTTTCTTTAAGTGCTGAAATAACATCGTCCCAAATGTCAATAATACGCTGTTTATCTAATTGTAAAACGACTTTTCTTTTACACTCTTTATTTTTACTTAATATTAGACCTAAAACATTTAGAATTACTGTGCTTGAAATTGTGTCATATTTGCTGACTTCAAGTTCTTTAAGTAATTTTTGAAATCGGTCTTGCATATCAAATTTCTGTTCCTCATCATAAGTTTTTGCAGACATTATTTCAAATAAAGTCAATGTTTGTCCGCCTGTATTTATTCGAGTAAAGACTTCGATTGCAGAATCAATATCTTCTTTACGAAGTACAACTGTTGAGAAATCGTAAGAAGTAAAAGTTTCTTTATATTCTTGAATTTTATCTATATCGTCATTAGAATAACTCTCTCTTAAATCACTGTATTTAGAATTTAGTAAGTTTTTCAGCGAAATACTCTTAGACTCAGGTTTCTCTGATACTATGATTTGTTCATCGTTATTGTTAATATCTCCTTCTAAATCAACGAATATTGAACCGTAATCCGTAATCTTTTTTTCGCCTTCTTTTTGTATTGAAGCACCTAAAAATGCTGCGTATAAAGATGTGATTCGTTGTTGTCCATCTAAAACATATTGAACTTTTATGTCGTCTGGAATAGGTGGTAATTTAAGATTTCCAATATTTTTAATATCGTTTAATCTTTCGTTTGTTTCCCACAAAATGAAAGTTCCAATTGGATAACCTTTTAAAATACTATCTAAAAGTTTTGCTGTTTTATCAATGCTCCAAACAAAATCTCGTTGGAATTTTGGAATTTTAATTTGTCCTTTTTGTATTTCGGATATTAAGTCCGTATATTTTTTTGAGTCTGGTTTTGGCTGTTTAT from Kordia antarctica encodes the following:
- a CDS encoding GmrSD restriction endonuclease domain-containing protein; translated protein: MNKQPKPDSKKYTDLISEIQKGQIKIPKFQRDFVWSIDKTAKLLDSILKGYPIGTFILWETNERLNDIKNIGNLKLPPIPDDIKVQYVLDGQQRITSLYAAFLGASIQKEGEKKITDYGSIFVDLEGDINNNDEQIIVSEKPESKSISLKNLLNSKYSDLRESYSNDDIDKIQEYKETFTSYDFSTVVLRKEDIDSAIEVFTRINTGGQTLTLFEIMSAKTYDEEQKFDMQDRFQKLLKELEVSKYDTISSTVILNVLGLILSKNKECKRKVVLQLDKQRIIDIWDDVISALKESIDYFRSVYRIPVSTLLPYDALLVPFSYFFYYQKEKPKGEQIKYLQEFFWRISLSFRYSSSTESKLAQDIKRIDQILDGKRPNYDELKVFLSSPRDLIDTNFSAGNSYCKAVLCLLAYSEPKDFQDNGKVILDNSYLKMANSKNYHHFFPKSYLRKKGIGNENSIVNITLVGAGLNKYKIKAKAPSIYIQDFLDENDELNKSIKSHLIENIDDFGIHSDDYSVFLEKRATSIFNALKRRIELTNTEKVEDTELKELILIGENEKLEMKSTLRYDLRQNIINKNLEYVIAKTISAFLNSEGGILIIGVDDDGNALGLEKDIETFSKKDVDGFELHLRNIIKKHLGSNFEKHLKVSFPIIDEKTICKVKILKSGKPVFANFEGKDSFYVRNGNSSIPKNREEQSEYEKLHWK
- a CDS encoding dienelactone hydrolase family protein, with the protein product MSELKKEDIKQEVFDLYDDYAHNKIGRRQFAKRLSLYAAGSITVGSLLSFMSPNYTTTSEVSKDDARLDSEFITYNSPKGGGKIKGLLSLPKDISKKVPGVIVVHENRGLNPYIEDVGRRTALDGFISLAPDALSPLGGYPGNDDDGRTMQKKRDKNEMLEDFIAAFEYVKNHPNCNGKVGVVGFCFGGWISNMMAVKLTDLAAAVPFYGRQPSDEDAAKITTPLLLQYAELDTRVNAGWEAYEKVLKANQIDYKAHFYPNVNHGFHNNTTPRYDKKEATLAWERTIAFFKEKLV